Proteins encoded within one genomic window of Poseidonibacter antarcticus:
- a CDS encoding universal stress protein: MNYKKIFFPIGGGDELEERLYAALLIAKTFETNLEILQCGLKSNISMYKTMSIPRDILNKIDEVVDSKYEEDNNELQALFEKVALEVDINISSGALKEKAFAYLKIREGLRSTLIEQESKFCDLVIAAAPPAGVTTATFENAVLKSGKSVLMFPRIMRKFSLDSIIIGWNNSTEASRAITSSIELLKKAQRVHIVSSPEYVEDHEIMTSLINYLKLHGIDASYDIVKTTRIPGQALLDTALDGNFDLIVAGAYGHKGLKELMFGGATRYLLEKSTLPIFMSY; this comes from the coding sequence ATGAATTATAAGAAAATATTTTTCCCTATTGGTGGGGGAGATGAATTAGAAGAAAGATTATATGCGGCACTATTAATAGCAAAAACTTTTGAAACAAACTTAGAAATATTACAGTGTGGTTTAAAATCAAATATTAGTATGTATAAGACAATGTCTATCCCTAGAGATATTTTAAACAAAATTGATGAAGTAGTAGATAGTAAGTATGAAGAAGATAATAATGAACTTCAGGCACTTTTCGAAAAAGTTGCTTTGGAAGTTGATATTAATATATCAAGCGGAGCTTTAAAAGAAAAAGCATTTGCATATCTTAAAATAAGAGAAGGTCTACGAAGTACTCTTATTGAGCAGGAATCAAAGTTTTGTGATTTAGTTATAGCAGCAGCTCCTCCTGCTGGTGTTACAACAGCCACATTTGAAAATGCCGTACTTAAAAGTGGAAAATCAGTATTGATGTTTCCAAGAATAATGAGAAAATTTTCGCTGGACTCAATTATTATTGGTTGGAATAATTCAACTGAGGCTTCACGTGCTATTACTTCATCTATTGAACTTTTAAAGAAAGCACAAAGAGTTCATATTGTATCTTCTCCTGAATATGTAGAAGATCATGAAATTATGACAAGTCTAATTAATTATTTAAAATTGCATGGTATTGATGCAAGTTATGATATTGTTAAAACTACAAGGATTCCAGGTCAGGCTTTATTAGATACAGCTTTAGATGGAAACTTTGATTTAATAGTAGCTGGGGCTTATGGACATAAGGGACTTAAAGAACTTATGTTTGGTGGAGCTACTAGATATTTACTTGAAAAATCAACTTTACCAATTTTTATGTCTTATTAA